A part of Aquaspirillum sp. LM1 genomic DNA contains:
- the cobA gene encoding uroporphyrinogen-III C-methyltransferase yields the protein MNLPFPAGFFPLPGLPAGPATGTTPTRVSLVGAGPGDPELLTLRALDRLRRAEVVCYDHLVSTDILQLAAQAQQVCVGKRAGRHSLSQEGIHQLLIGYARAGLRVVRLKGGDPLLFGRGGEEMLALHAAGIDYEVVPGISAALGAAAMADLPLTHRDYAQGCTLVTGHRRADASHLAWTRHTHVESTVVVYMGLNEAGAISAGLMAHGRAADTPVAVIEHATTPRQRVTRTRLDQLAQVIAESDITPPALLVIGAVVAVHDVLQVAWAGGEG from the coding sequence ATGAACCTGCCTTTTCCTGCTGGATTTTTTCCTCTGCCGGGCCTGCCGGCAGGCCCGGCCACGGGCACGACACCCACACGGGTCAGCCTGGTGGGAGCCGGGCCGGGCGACCCGGAACTGCTCACCCTGCGCGCGCTGGACCGCCTGCGCCGCGCCGAGGTGGTGTGCTACGACCATCTGGTCAGCACCGACATCCTGCAACTGGCGGCGCAGGCGCAGCAGGTGTGCGTGGGCAAGCGCGCCGGGCGGCACAGCTTGAGCCAGGAGGGCATTCATCAGTTATTGATTGGCTACGCTCGTGCCGGCCTGCGTGTGGTGCGGCTCAAGGGGGGCGATCCGTTGCTGTTTGGCCGGGGTGGGGAAGAAATGCTGGCGTTGCACGCGGCGGGAATTGACTACGAGGTGGTGCCCGGCATCAGCGCTGCGCTGGGCGCGGCGGCCATGGCCGATCTGCCGCTGACCCATCGCGATTACGCGCAGGGTTGCACCCTGGTTACCGGCCATCGCCGTGCCGACGCCAGCCATCTGGCCTGGACCCGGCACACTCACGTCGAATCCACCGTGGTGGTGTACATGGGGCTGAACGAAGCGGGGGCCATCAGCGCCGGGTTGATGGCCCATGGCCGCGCGGCGGATACCCCGGTGGCGGTGATTGAACACGCTACCACGCCACGCCAGCGGGTGACGCGCACCCGGCTGGATCAGCTGGCGCAGGTGATTGCCGAGAGCGACATTACCCCGCCAGCGCTGCTGGTGATTGGTGCGGTGGTGGCGGTGCATGATGTCTTGCAGGTTGCATGGGCTGGGGGGGAAGGGTAA